In the genome of Halapricum salinum, one region contains:
- a CDS encoding single-stranded DNA binding protein: MGAIEDVYEDLDADVSEEDFREAVEQKVEQMGGLADEETAAMLIAHELSENEVNSIADIESGMEEVKFLAKVTSIGDLRTFERDGEDDDGMVINVEAADETGSVRLAFWDEQAGSIDEGSLEVGQVLRIKGRPKDGYNGLEVSVDKAEPDDDAEIDVEIGGTSSIDSLSMGQSDVDARGIVLGTESIRTFDRDDGSEGRVSNLSLGDETGRIRVTLWDEQADRAEELDTGTAVEVVDGYVRERDGSLELHVGDRGAVEEIDDEIDFSPETDPIDSVEIETTVDIGGVVRSVDPKRTFDRDDGSEGQVRNIRVQDDTGDIRVALWGEKADTDLGPGDEVFVADAEIQDGWQDDLEASAGWGATVVVLDDGATAGSSSGGGGDQSAGLDAFAEGGGGASSDSASESGTEASSSSDDAVAETVEKVEITGTVVQTGDPVIVDDGEETINVETDASVQLGQQVTLRGHRQGDRLEADEIL, from the coding sequence ATGGGTGCGATCGAGGACGTCTACGAGGATCTCGACGCCGACGTCTCCGAGGAGGACTTCAGGGAGGCCGTCGAGCAGAAAGTCGAACAGATGGGGGGCCTCGCCGACGAGGAGACGGCGGCGATGCTCATCGCGCACGAACTGAGCGAGAACGAGGTCAATTCGATCGCCGACATCGAGAGCGGCATGGAGGAAGTCAAATTCCTCGCGAAGGTCACGTCGATCGGTGACCTCCGGACCTTCGAACGCGACGGCGAGGACGACGACGGGATGGTCATCAACGTCGAGGCCGCCGACGAGACCGGGTCGGTCCGGCTTGCCTTCTGGGACGAACAGGCCGGCTCGATCGACGAGGGCAGTCTCGAAGTCGGGCAAGTCCTGCGGATCAAGGGTCGCCCGAAAGACGGCTACAACGGCCTGGAAGTCAGCGTCGACAAGGCCGAACCCGACGATGACGCCGAAATCGACGTCGAGATCGGCGGGACGAGTTCGATCGACTCGCTTTCGATGGGCCAATCGGACGTCGACGCCCGCGGGATCGTCCTCGGGACCGAATCGATCCGAACCTTCGACCGTGACGACGGCTCGGAAGGGCGGGTCTCGAACCTCTCGCTGGGCGACGAGACCGGACGAATTCGCGTGACGCTGTGGGACGAGCAGGCCGACCGCGCCGAGGAACTCGACACCGGCACGGCGGTCGAGGTCGTCGACGGCTACGTCCGCGAGCGCGACGGCTCCCTCGAACTGCACGTCGGCGACCGCGGCGCAGTCGAGGAGATCGACGACGAGATCGACTTCAGCCCCGAGACTGACCCGATCGACAGCGTCGAGATCGAGACGACTGTCGACATCGGTGGCGTCGTCCGTTCAGTCGACCCGAAACGGACGTTCGACCGCGACGACGGGAGCGAGGGCCAGGTTCGAAATATCCGCGTGCAGGACGACACCGGCGACATCCGCGTGGCGCTGTGGGGTGAGAAGGCCGACACCGACCTCGGGCCGGGCGACGAGGTGTTCGTCGCCGACGCCGAGATTCAAGACGGCTGGCAGGACGATCTGGAAGCCTCCGCTGGCTGGGGTGCGACGGTCGTCGTGCTCGACGACGGCGCGACAGCCGGATCGAGCAGCGGCGGCGGTGGGGACCAGAGCGCCGGACTGGACGCGTTCGCCGAGGGCGGCGGTGGAGCGAGTAGCGACTCCGCGTCCGAGAGTGGAACCGAGGCGTCTTCGTCCAGCGACGACGCGGTCGCTGAGACCGTCGAAAAAGTCGAGATTACGGGGACGGTCGTCCAGACGGGCGATCCGGTGATCGTCGACGACGGCGAGGAGACCATCAACGTCGAGACAGACGCGAGTGTCCAGCTGGGTCAGCAGGTCACGCTCCGGGGTCACCGCCAGGGTGACCGACTGGAGGCCGACGAGATCCTCTGA
- a CDS encoding DUF5781 family protein yields the protein MDIRVTGDGPAEPFLGAASLFETEHDLQQQVHIEIREDPDERTRVSHDDDTHRLVISRQAATSAMARELALHEFGHMRHHEDGHPSHVQSLEEVLFLALTGRSVERRKVTHCYQIANHVKDIYADDLWIGLAPTEKLVRFFESTLAAAVADRPTATSPAWKRLTPAADPDITAVNAAFALALCERHDLLDRGHRIYELARVAARDAPEVGFETFKHRFRALDPEPDESDYRKSMVEITREYVLGGEQAAD from the coding sequence ATGGACATACGGGTCACAGGCGACGGCCCGGCAGAACCGTTCCTCGGTGCGGCGAGCCTCTTCGAGACCGAGCACGACCTCCAACAGCAGGTCCACATCGAGATCAGGGAGGATCCGGACGAGCGGACGCGGGTCAGCCACGACGACGACACACACCGACTGGTCATCTCCCGGCAGGCAGCCACGAGCGCGATGGCCCGCGAACTCGCATTGCACGAGTTCGGGCACATGCGTCACCACGAAGACGGCCACCCCTCGCACGTCCAGTCCCTGGAAGAAGTGCTCTTTCTGGCGCTGACGGGCCGCAGCGTCGAGCGGCGGAAAGTGACACACTGCTATCAGATAGCCAACCACGTCAAGGACATCTACGCCGACGACCTCTGGATCGGGCTAGCACCGACTGAAAAGCTCGTTCGATTCTTCGAGTCGACGCTGGCGGCGGCGGTCGCGGATCGACCGACTGCCACGTCCCCAGCGTGGAAACGGCTGACTCCTGCTGCCGATCCCGACATCACCGCCGTCAACGCCGCGTTCGCGCTGGCGCTGTGTGAGCGCCACGACCTCCTCGACCGCGGTCATCGGATCTACGAACTCGCCAGGGTGGCCGCCCGGGACGCCCCCGAGGTCGGCTTCGAGACGTTCAAACACCGGTTTCGGGCGCTCGATCCCGAGCCCGACGAGAGCGACTACCGCAAGTCGATGGTCGAGATTACCCGCGAGTACGTCCTGGGTGGCGAGCAGGCCGCGGATTGA
- a CDS encoding histone, with protein MSVELPFTPVDSIIRRNAGSLRVGSDATEALTERIQDRGAGLAVEAAARASEDGRKTLMAADFGVDEVPDPDTLQLPIAPVDRIARLDIDDRYRVAMDARVALASILEAEADTVAAAAALLARHAGRRTVKDDDIECYDELRPYFE; from the coding sequence ATGAGCGTCGAGTTACCGTTTACGCCGGTGGATTCGATCATCCGTCGAAACGCCGGCTCGCTTCGGGTCGGGTCGGACGCGACCGAAGCACTCACCGAACGGATTCAGGACCGTGGGGCTGGGTTGGCGGTCGAGGCAGCAGCGCGGGCGAGCGAGGACGGCCGCAAGACACTGATGGCAGCGGACTTCGGCGTCGACGAGGTTCCTGATCCCGACACGCTGCAGTTGCCGATCGCACCTGTCGACCGGATCGCACGCCTCGACATCGACGACCGCTATCGGGTGGCGATGGACGCTCGCGTCGCGCTCGCGTCGATTCTCGAGGCCGAAGCAGATACCGTCGCCGCCGCGGCCGCGCTGCTGGCCCGCCACGCCGGACGCCGCACTGTTAAGGACGACGACATCGAATGTTACGACGAACTCAGGCCGTACTTTGAATGA
- a CDS encoding histone deacetylase family protein, with protein MRFGYRDICLEHDTGARHPESPDRLRAIKRTLSKCHNVEYVAADAAGEGAVFAVHDADYVEEIREFCADGGGHWDADTVAVEETWDAALAAAGLAQWAAEAALDGADGRQTPFALGRPPGHHAVEDDAMGFCFINNVAVAAQHALDVGGADRVAILDWDVHHGNGTQDIFYDRGDVFYASIHEEGLYPGTGALGETGEDGGEMTTLNVPFPPGCGDAEYMAALEEVIGPSIADFDPDLLLVSAGFDAHEHDPISRMVVTTDGYGLQTAYLRDLCDRIDAGLGFVLEGGYGLETLSDGVKMVHEVFDGHEPHAHDWTVDDSGRSVVDNLKDEGFPSTDPVDHVEDEDGDEDDDVDSDDS; from the coding sequence ATGAGGTTTGGCTACCGCGACATCTGCCTCGAACACGACACCGGCGCGCGCCACCCCGAGAGTCCCGACCGTCTGCGGGCGATCAAGCGCACGCTCTCGAAGTGTCACAACGTCGAGTACGTCGCGGCCGACGCCGCGGGTGAGGGGGCGGTGTTCGCAGTCCACGACGCCGACTACGTCGAAGAGATCCGCGAATTCTGTGCCGACGGCGGCGGCCACTGGGACGCCGACACCGTCGCCGTCGAGGAGACCTGGGACGCCGCGCTCGCCGCGGCCGGACTGGCCCAGTGGGCCGCCGAAGCCGCTCTCGACGGCGCTGACGGCCGACAGACGCCGTTCGCGCTCGGACGACCGCCGGGTCACCACGCCGTCGAGGACGACGCGATGGGATTCTGTTTCATCAACAACGTCGCCGTCGCCGCCCAGCACGCCCTCGATGTCGGCGGCGCCGACCGCGTGGCGATCCTCGACTGGGACGTGCATCACGGCAACGGCACGCAGGACATCTTCTACGATCGCGGGGACGTCTTCTACGCCTCGATCCACGAAGAAGGACTGTATCCGGGGACGGGCGCACTCGGTGAAACAGGCGAGGACGGCGGCGAGATGACGACGCTGAACGTCCCGTTCCCGCCCGGCTGTGGCGACGCCGAGTACATGGCCGCACTGGAGGAGGTGATCGGACCCTCGATCGCGGACTTCGATCCCGACTTGCTGCTCGTCAGCGCCGGCTTCGACGCTCACGAGCACGATCCGATCTCACGGATGGTCGTCACGACCGACGGCTACGGCCTCCAGACCGCCTACCTGCGAGACCTCTGTGATCGCATCGACGCCGGTCTCGGGTTCGTCCTCGAAGGCGGCTACGGCCTGGAGACGCTCTCGGATGGTGTGAAGATGGTCCACGAGGTCTTCGACGGCCACGAACCACACGCTCACGACTGGACGGTCGACGACAGCGGTCGCTCGGTCGTCGACAACCTCAAAGACGAGGGATTCCCGTCGACCGATCCCGTCGATCACGTCGAGGACGAAGATGGAGACGAAGACGACGATGTCGACAGCGACGACTCTTGA